One stretch of Nitrosococcus watsonii C-113 DNA includes these proteins:
- the fumC gene encoding class II fumarate hydratase has protein sequence MNTTQPNQRIETDSMGEIEVPADRYWGAQTQRSLIYFSIGQDLIPQEVIEAFGHLKKAAALANSELGKLPEEKAQLIAQAATEVADGKLNDHFPLRVWMTGSGTQANMNINEVIANRAIELAGGVKGSKDPIHPNDHVNLSQSSNDTFPSAMHIASAKAIQTRLLPEVQKLRDALHIKAEEFKEIVKIGRTHLQDAVPLTLGQEFSGYVAQLDDGCKRIETALPGLYELAIGGTAVGTGLNAPPQFSERVSAYLNKFTGLPFIPAANKFAALAAHDGMVMASGTLRVLACSLMKIANDIRWLGSGPRCGLGELLLPANEPGSSIMPGKVNPTQCEAMTMVAAQVMGNDTAIGIAGSQGNFELNVFKPMLVFNLLHSVTLLADSCHNFTCFLVEGLQANRSRIAHYVEQSLMLVTALTPELGYDQAAKVAHYALEKDMSLKQACLELKVLSAEKFDAIVQPSKLAHPFR, from the coding sequence ATGAACACAACCCAACCCAACCAACGTATTGAAACCGATAGCATGGGCGAAATCGAGGTACCCGCCGATCGCTACTGGGGCGCTCAAACCCAGCGCTCGCTAATCTATTTTTCCATTGGCCAAGATCTTATCCCTCAGGAAGTCATAGAAGCCTTTGGGCACCTTAAAAAGGCTGCTGCCCTCGCCAATTCGGAGCTAGGTAAACTGCCGGAAGAAAAGGCTCAACTCATCGCCCAAGCCGCCACGGAAGTTGCGGACGGCAAGCTCAACGATCATTTTCCACTGCGGGTTTGGATGACGGGAAGCGGTACCCAAGCCAACATGAATATCAATGAAGTTATCGCTAACCGGGCCATTGAACTTGCTGGCGGAGTTAAGGGCAGCAAGGATCCTATCCATCCCAACGATCACGTTAACTTATCCCAATCCTCCAATGACACTTTTCCTTCGGCAATGCATATTGCCTCGGCCAAAGCCATTCAAACCCGGTTACTTCCTGAGGTGCAAAAGCTGCGCGATGCCCTTCACATAAAAGCGGAGGAATTTAAAGAAATCGTTAAAATTGGGCGCACCCACCTACAAGATGCCGTTCCCTTAACGCTGGGGCAAGAGTTCTCCGGCTACGTAGCTCAGCTCGATGACGGCTGCAAGCGAATCGAAACTGCCCTACCTGGACTCTACGAACTAGCTATCGGTGGAACCGCGGTAGGCACCGGCCTTAATGCGCCGCCTCAATTTTCTGAACGGGTGAGCGCTTATCTCAATAAATTTACTGGACTTCCTTTTATTCCCGCAGCTAATAAGTTTGCTGCCCTAGCGGCCCACGATGGCATGGTAATGGCCAGCGGAACTCTGCGGGTACTAGCCTGCTCCCTCATGAAAATCGCCAATGATATCCGCTGGTTGGGGTCAGGGCCTCGCTGTGGATTGGGCGAGCTGCTATTACCGGCCAACGAGCCTGGTTCTTCCATCATGCCTGGAAAAGTCAACCCCACCCAGTGCGAAGCCATGACCATGGTTGCCGCGCAAGTCATGGGTAATGACACCGCCATCGGGATCGCTGGCTCCCAGGGTAATTTTGAACTTAATGTGTTTAAACCCATGCTGGTCTTCAACCTGCTCCATTCGGTCACGCTGCTAGCGGACAGTTGCCATAACTTTACCTGCTTCTTGGTAGAAGGGCTCCAAGCAAACCGAAGCCGGATTGCCCACTACGTGGAACAATCTCTTATGTTAGTGACGGCTTTAACGCCAGAGCTCGGCTATGACCAAGCAGCCAAAGTCGCCCATTACGCCCTAGAAAAAGACATGTCCCTTAAACAAGCCTGCTTAGAGTTAAAAGTGCTATCAGCCGAGAAGTTTGACGCCATTGTACAACCCAGCAAGCTAGCCCATCCCTTTAGGTAG
- a CDS encoding SulP family inorganic anion transporter codes for MAQHADTLGAPKKGFAGLKENFAADLRAGLSISLIALPLSLGIALASGFPAFAGLIAAIVGGMLVSRISGSYVTINGPAAGLIVANLAAIQSLGQGDIHAGYLYAIAAVFVAGIMVFIIGAAGAGKLVDVSPSSVIHGMLTYIGVVIMAKMFFPMVGVIPEVHPILGSNVVGTIAAIPQGFTDMLPPVAIIGFVSLLIMALHPLIKIKWVQLIPSPVWVLIFAIPAGALFDLETLQQQLNRPEGKELLLALPSNPLDAIAWIGPITPDFGKILTWAFWYAALTIALITAIESGLSAKAVDQLDPYHRHSDIGKDIRAVGIGSAVSGILGGLPMIAEIVRSKANVLMGARTGWANFFHGTFILIFVFALSPVMQMIPVASLSAMMVFVGYKLAAPSEFAGIFKIGRDQFLYFILTLLVCIFTNLLVGVFAGIIFKFIYQAVVMRAPTSTLFKADLTIDHRDESVEGEGEGEGEYQIKVKKGATFTNFLSFKRRLNQLPKGKKIIVDFSDAKVVDFTTQTALQHHAKLYQETGGSIEVVGLEKLKAYSKHPQSTRYRR; via the coding sequence ATGGCACAGCACGCTGACACCCTTGGGGCTCCCAAAAAAGGCTTTGCCGGCTTGAAGGAAAATTTTGCTGCCGATTTAAGGGCGGGGCTAAGTATTTCTCTCATTGCCTTGCCCTTGAGTCTGGGAATCGCCTTAGCTTCTGGCTTTCCAGCCTTTGCCGGCCTCATCGCAGCTATTGTAGGCGGCATGCTCGTTTCCCGCATCAGTGGCTCTTATGTCACCATTAATGGGCCAGCAGCCGGGCTAATTGTAGCCAATCTGGCAGCTATCCAAAGCCTCGGCCAAGGGGATATTCACGCTGGCTACCTTTATGCTATCGCCGCGGTCTTTGTAGCCGGCATCATGGTTTTTATTATTGGCGCCGCCGGGGCAGGAAAACTTGTGGATGTCTCCCCCAGTTCGGTGATTCATGGCATGTTAACCTACATTGGGGTGGTTATCATGGCCAAAATGTTTTTCCCAATGGTGGGGGTCATTCCTGAAGTCCATCCAATTCTAGGCTCCAACGTGGTTGGCACAATAGCTGCCATTCCTCAAGGTTTTACCGATATGCTGCCCCCCGTGGCCATTATAGGATTTGTTTCCTTGCTCATCATGGCCCTCCACCCCTTGATCAAGATCAAATGGGTGCAATTAATCCCAAGCCCGGTATGGGTGCTGATATTTGCCATCCCCGCAGGCGCGCTCTTTGATCTGGAAACATTGCAGCAACAGCTCAACCGTCCAGAAGGAAAAGAGCTGCTGCTAGCCTTACCGAGCAACCCCTTGGATGCCATTGCCTGGATCGGCCCAATTACCCCGGACTTCGGTAAAATCCTAACCTGGGCTTTTTGGTACGCTGCTCTCACCATCGCCCTTATCACAGCCATTGAATCCGGTCTTAGCGCCAAAGCGGTGGATCAACTCGACCCCTATCATCGGCACTCGGATATCGGCAAGGACATCCGCGCAGTGGGTATAGGGAGCGCCGTTTCCGGCATTCTCGGCGGCTTGCCTATGATCGCTGAAATTGTTCGTAGCAAAGCCAACGTCCTGATGGGGGCAAGAACAGGCTGGGCCAATTTCTTCCATGGCACCTTTATCCTGATTTTTGTTTTTGCATTGTCTCCAGTCATGCAAATGATCCCAGTCGCCTCGCTCTCCGCAATGATGGTCTTCGTGGGATATAAGCTGGCTGCTCCTAGCGAATTTGCTGGTATCTTTAAAATTGGTCGGGATCAGTTTCTCTATTTCATACTCACTTTGCTTGTTTGCATTTTCACTAACCTGCTTGTGGGCGTTTTTGCGGGCATCATTTTCAAATTCATTTACCAAGCCGTGGTAATGAGAGCGCCAACTTCCACCCTTTTCAAAGCGGATTTAACTATCGACCATAGAGATGAAAGTGTCGAAGGCGAAGGTGAGGGTGAAGGCGAATACCAAATCAAAGTAAAAAAAGGCGCGACCTTCACCAATTTTCTCTCCTTTAAACGCCGGCTCAATCAACTACCAAAGGGGAAGAAAATCATTGTTGACTTTTCTGATGCTAAAGTAGTGGATTTCACCACGCAAACGGCGCTCCAGCACCACGCTAAACTCTACCAGGAGACCGGGGGATCCATTGAGGTTGTGGGGCTTGAAAAACTCAAGGCCTACTCGAAACATCCTCAATCAACCCGCTATCGGCGCTAG
- a CDS encoding DUF2490 domain-containing protein — MKIKILKTQLVFVLISFLTIMPALADTDNIFGSWTSVTLQGDFGFISPEGKDFRWIVIDQARTRDDKDLNPSRYPGDNGFSPRFSENLVWIQGGYNLTEHSSIWLGYTHDWIKPLNGAHLQESRPYQDYLWSDKVFGNFTAMTRTRLEERVAISGQNSGEVGIRIRQLAMLKHPIPNVKDLSVYVGDEVLAYLNENKFGPEGFSENRAFGGLSYQLTQEVGLMLGYLGQYLKNPGGNDLFTHNVQFDINYKF; from the coding sequence GTGAAAATAAAAATACTGAAAACCCAGCTTGTTTTTGTTCTTATTTCGTTCCTTACAATCATGCCAGCCCTAGCGGATACCGATAATATCTTCGGCAGTTGGACTTCGGTGACTCTCCAGGGTGACTTTGGCTTTATCTCTCCTGAAGGCAAAGATTTCCGATGGATAGTTATCGATCAGGCTCGGACCCGGGACGATAAGGATCTTAACCCTAGCCGTTATCCTGGCGATAATGGATTTTCACCCCGCTTTTCCGAAAACCTCGTTTGGATACAGGGCGGTTACAATTTAACGGAGCACTCTAGCATTTGGCTAGGCTATACTCATGATTGGATAAAACCGCTGAACGGAGCCCATCTTCAGGAAAGTCGTCCTTATCAAGACTATCTATGGAGCGATAAGGTATTTGGTAATTTCACCGCCATGACTCGAACCCGTTTGGAAGAGCGGGTCGCCATTTCTGGACAAAACAGCGGAGAAGTGGGTATTCGCATACGCCAGCTTGCCATGCTGAAACATCCCATCCCTAACGTCAAAGACCTGTCTGTATACGTAGGAGATGAGGTACTCGCCTATTTAAATGAAAACAAATTTGGTCCAGAAGGGTTTAGCGAAAATCGGGCCTTTGGCGGATTATCCTATCAGTTAACCCAAGAGGTAGGGTTGATGCTGGGCTACCTGGGTCAATATCTTAAGAACCCAGGCGGCAATGATCTCTTCACCCATAATGTCCAATTTGACATTAATTATAAATTCTAA
- a CDS encoding sensor histidine kinase: MKRLIYRTAQLRGLILLGLLFLTLILLGGMIWRNLQRLETVRAYISYSYRLQQVSLNMQQVLLKQLSGATGEVGLNKLKHIGGEVKNLTMANYYSDKETPEKLRQLHSLLVGLIKDQKQIQPVMLFPALNGMKGVLNAEINNDEQILTEVIQDTRTELGLAVGTLTAILLLGGWVLRRRILGPLGDLSQLLSRLAKGDFTPISTHRLHPLLLPVFTSYNEMVLRLRELEKENRLRAQSLEAEIRTAAQALLEQQRSLARAERLAAVGELAASIAHELRNPLAGILMSCSNLRKEISNPDQAQRLDLIGAELKRLTRLLNNLLDQAKHTPQPAVKLHIASVVQELLALTRYQIPAHLQLESKIPETLSCQLPEGNFRQALLNLVLNAAQAMGETPGKVQVDAYQKGETLYLRVSDEGPGFSQEMLDGGIRPFVSGSQRGTGLGLTMVQGFAQEVGGHVQIANKQPHGACVTLILPYQGELQHACHATNYRGRNTFRH; the protein is encoded by the coding sequence GTGAAACGTTTAATTTACCGAACCGCTCAACTACGAGGTCTAATTTTACTCGGGTTATTGTTTCTGACTTTAATCCTTCTCGGAGGAATGATTTGGCGTAATTTGCAACGCTTGGAAACAGTACGCGCTTATATAAGCTATTCCTATCGTCTTCAACAAGTTAGCCTTAATATGCAACAGGTTTTGCTCAAACAGCTTTCTGGGGCAACTGGAGAAGTGGGTTTGAATAAACTCAAGCACATAGGGGGAGAAGTAAAAAATCTTACCATGGCGAACTACTACTCGGATAAAGAAACCCCAGAAAAATTGCGCCAACTCCATTCTCTCCTCGTTGGACTTATTAAGGATCAGAAGCAAATCCAGCCGGTCATGTTATTTCCAGCTTTAAACGGGATGAAAGGGGTATTAAATGCAGAAATTAATAATGATGAACAAATACTTACGGAAGTTATTCAAGACACCCGCACCGAGTTAGGGCTGGCTGTTGGCACTTTAACCGCTATTTTATTGCTAGGAGGATGGGTGCTGCGTCGCCGTATTCTGGGTCCCTTAGGAGATCTTTCCCAGTTATTATCCAGGCTCGCCAAAGGGGATTTTACACCTATTTCTACCCATCGTTTACATCCTCTGCTACTGCCCGTATTTACCAGCTACAATGAGATGGTACTTCGGCTGCGAGAATTAGAAAAAGAAAACCGCCTCCGTGCCCAATCCTTGGAAGCAGAAATCCGGACTGCTGCCCAAGCGTTACTGGAACAACAACGGAGTCTGGCTCGAGCAGAGAGGCTTGCAGCGGTGGGGGAACTGGCTGCCAGTATTGCCCATGAACTCCGTAATCCTCTGGCGGGTATTCTAATGAGTTGTAGTAACCTGCGGAAAGAAATCAGCAATCCGGATCAAGCTCAACGCCTTGACCTTATAGGTGCTGAGCTAAAGCGGCTAACCCGGCTTTTAAATAATCTCCTCGATCAGGCCAAACATACCCCTCAACCCGCTGTTAAATTACATATCGCCAGCGTTGTTCAAGAATTATTAGCGCTGACCCGTTATCAAATACCCGCTCACCTACAGCTGGAAAGCAAAATCCCGGAAACTTTAAGCTGCCAACTACCAGAAGGAAACTTCCGCCAGGCACTGCTCAATCTAGTACTCAATGCCGCTCAAGCCATGGGAGAAACACCCGGTAAAGTGCAAGTAGATGCCTATCAGAAGGGCGAGACGCTCTATCTAAGAGTCAGTGATGAAGGACCGGGGTTTTCCCAAGAAATGCTTGACGGCGGTATCCGCCCTTTTGTCAGCGGCAGCCAGCGGGGAACTGGGTTGGGACTGACCATGGTACAAGGGTTTGCCCAGGAAGTGGGCGGCCATGTTCAGATCGCCAATAAACAGCCCCATGGCGCTTGCGTTACCCTTATCTTGCCCTATCAGGGAGAGCTGCAGCATGCGTGCCACGCTACTAATTATCGAGGACGAAATACTTTTAGGCACTGA